In the Sus scrofa isolate TJ Tabasco breed Duroc chromosome 6, Sscrofa11.1, whole genome shotgun sequence genome, one interval contains:
- the LOC110260983 gene encoding galectin-7-like, giving the protein MIPWQVPASGNEGDPGQSTVTLAQGHVCPGPQLDGGCPGNWAPWPPVCNRSFPHLAWDSRGPWKRGWARAEGKSPAEGDARSHPPPPRFYVNLLCGEEPGSEAALHFNPRLDESSVVFNSLEHGAWGREERGPGIPFQRGQPFDVLLITTDEGFKVVVGDLEYHHFRHRMPPTRVRAVEVGGDLQLELVKIF; this is encoded by the exons ATGATTCCTTGGCAAGTCCCAGCCTCTGGGAATGAGGGGGACCCCGGGCAGAGCACAGTGACCCTCGCCCAGGGCCATGTGTGTCCAGGTCCCCAACTGGATGGCGGATGCCCTGGAAACTGGGCTCCTTGGCCTCCAGTCTGCAACCGCTCCTTCCCGCACCTGGCGTGGGACAGCCGAGGTCCCTGGAAACGGGGGTGGGCCCGGGCAGAAGGTAAGTCCCCTGCAGAAGGGGACGCCCGCTctcatcccccacctcccaggttCTACGTAAACCTGCTCTGCGGCGAGGAGCCGGGCAGCGAGGCCGCCCTGCATTTCAACCCGCGGCTGGACGAGTCCTCGGTGGTCTTCAACAGCCTGGAGCACGGAGCCTGGGGCCGAGAGGAGCGAGGCCCGGGCATTCCCTTCCAGCGCGGGCAGCCCTTCGACGTGCTGCTCATCACCACCGACGAAGGCTTCAAG GTGGTGGTCGGGGACCTGGAGTACCACCACTTCCGCCACCGGATGCCGCCGACGCGCGTGCGTGCGGTGGAGGTGGGCGGCGACCTGCAGCTGGAGCTCGTGAAGATCTTCTGA